The following are encoded together in the Capsulimonas corticalis genome:
- a CDS encoding glycine cleavage system protein R, which yields MNSVVVITAVGQDRPGIVAALAKAMFDLGGNLDDATMTRLHSAFATMVSASLPSDVSVDDCRAALTPVAREMGLTVTVQEVSGEGGEETPPDHLLTVYGADKAGIVYEVTARLAQRGVNITDMDTRLTGAPGSPIYVMVLEVACGDADLAAEIESLRKNLGVDITVQSLDAEAL from the coding sequence ATGAATTCCGTCGTTGTCATCACCGCCGTGGGCCAGGATCGGCCGGGCATCGTCGCCGCGCTGGCGAAGGCCATGTTCGATCTGGGCGGCAATCTGGATGACGCCACCATGACCCGTCTGCACAGCGCCTTCGCCACCATGGTTTCCGCGAGCCTGCCCAGCGACGTGAGCGTCGACGACTGCCGAGCGGCCCTCACGCCCGTGGCCCGCGAAATGGGCCTGACCGTCACCGTCCAGGAAGTGAGCGGCGAAGGCGGCGAGGAAACGCCGCCCGATCACCTGCTCACGGTTTACGGCGCGGACAAGGCCGGGATCGTCTATGAGGTCACGGCGCGGCTCGCCCAGCGCGGAGTCAATATCACCGATATGGACACGCGTCTGACGGGAGCGCCCGGTTCGCCGATCTATGTGATGGTGCTGGAAGTCGCCTGCGGCGACGCCGATCTCGCGGCCGAGATCGAGAGCCTGCGCAAAAACCTCGGCGTGGACATCACCGTGCAAAGCCTCGACGCGGAGGCGCTGTAA
- a CDS encoding type II toxin-antitoxin system RelE/ParE family toxin: MGRSAMTRPTFVSPMADRDLDAAADYISEASEANVGTRFYEAFYETLRSLSEMPEVGRIRFTSPHMPAPIRQWRRSRPTSTWSQRYRFSPVGK, encoded by the coding sequence ATGGGAAGGAGCGCAATGACTAGGCCAACTTTCGTCTCTCCCATGGCGGATCGTGATTTGGATGCGGCGGCGGATTATATATCCGAAGCATCTGAGGCTAATGTGGGGACGCGATTTTATGAGGCGTTTTACGAGACCCTTCGCTCGCTTTCTGAGATGCCTGAAGTCGGACGGATACGGTTTACCAGCCCGCATATGCCCGCGCCAATTCGCCAATGGCGTCGAAGTCGTCCGACTTCTACATGGAGCCAGAGATATCGATTCTCTCCTGTTGGAAAGTGA
- a CDS encoding ribbon-helix-helix domain-containing protein yields MATINISLSESMKDFVDERVTGGGYSTTSEYFRDLVREESEAT; encoded by the coding sequence ATGGCGACGATCAATATCTCTCTGTCCGAGTCGATGAAAGATTTCGTGGATGAACGCGTGACTGGAGGCGGATATTCTACGACGAGTGAATATTTTCGGGACCTCGTGCGCGAGGAATCAGAGGCGACGTGA